One Paenibacillus crassostreae DNA segment encodes these proteins:
- a CDS encoding MFS transporter: MEKTKSRKLNITFNSDITISDSTEIKEKDSKKGNDSKGRIWEYIAISTIPIVLVFGNSMLVPVLPEIQRELEISKFQSSLIISIFSLAAGIFIPVIGYLSDRFGRKVIIIPALIIYGGAGILAGFGAVWDSYVVIIIARAIQGMSAAGTAPIAMALVGDLYKGGTESKALGLIEASNGVGKVLSPIIGSLLALIVWYASFFAFPIFCALSLLAVIFLIKEPKHNQKQELKAYIHKLRQVFSEKGKWLITSFFAGSLGLFILFGVLFYLSNILEEKPYNIQGVRKGLILAIPLLGMAITSYTTGSLIKKKGTLMRVLMNVGLIAMTVALGATIFSFKNIYVFIGLLTISSIGTGLLLPCLNTIITGAVQKSERGMITSLYNSLRFLGVAVGPPLFGWMMDKSDRLVFITVSALSFITLGLVFFMIKPPAKLSE; encoded by the coding sequence ATGGAGAAAACAAAATCGCGGAAGTTAAATATTACATTCAATAGTGATATAACCATATCAGATTCGACAGAAATAAAAGAAAAGGATTCAAAGAAAGGAAATGATTCTAAAGGACGGATTTGGGAATATATTGCGATCTCGACGATCCCTATCGTACTTGTATTTGGTAATTCGATGTTGGTGCCAGTACTCCCTGAAATACAGAGAGAGCTTGAAATAAGCAAATTTCAAAGTAGCTTGATTATATCTATTTTCTCATTAGCTGCTGGGATCTTTATTCCGGTTATCGGTTATTTATCCGACCGTTTCGGCCGAAAAGTTATTATTATTCCAGCATTAATTATTTATGGGGGAGCAGGGATACTTGCTGGCTTCGGGGCAGTATGGGATTCTTATGTCGTTATTATTATTGCCAGGGCGATACAGGGAATGTCTGCAGCAGGTACAGCGCCGATTGCCATGGCATTAGTAGGTGATTTATATAAAGGTGGTACAGAAAGTAAAGCATTAGGATTAATCGAAGCTTCTAATGGGGTTGGAAAGGTTCTTAGTCCAATTATTGGCTCATTGCTTGCTCTAATCGTATGGTATGCATCCTTTTTCGCCTTTCCTATCTTTTGTGCGCTGTCATTATTGGCCGTGATTTTTTTAATTAAAGAACCGAAACACAATCAAAAGCAAGAATTAAAGGCGTATATTCACAAGCTTCGTCAAGTTTTCAGTGAAAAAGGTAAATGGCTAATCACTTCGTTTTTTGCTGGTTCGTTGGGACTTTTTATTTTGTTTGGTGTACTTTTTTACTTGTCTAATATCCTTGAAGAGAAACCGTACAACATACAAGGGGTACGAAAAGGCTTAATATTAGCAATACCATTGCTCGGCATGGCTATCACATCTTATACGACAGGTAGTCTGATTAAGAAAAAAGGAACTTTGATGCGCGTGCTTATGAATGTAGGATTAATAGCTATGACCGTCGCCCTTGGTGCTACGATATTTTCTTTTAAGAATATTTATGTATTTATTGGATTGTTAACGATCAGTAGTATCGGAACGGGATTGCTCCTTCCATGCTTAAATACGATTATCACAGGAGCCGTACAGAAAAGTGAACGCGGTATGATCACATCTTTGTATAATAGTTTACGGTTTCTAGGTGTAGCAGTAGGACCACCACTATTCGGTTGGATGATGGATAAATCTGATCGTCTAGTCTTTATCACGGTATCTGCATTATCTTTTATCACGCTAGGATTAGTGTTCTTTATGATTAAACCTCCAGCTAAATTGTCGGAATAA
- a CDS encoding VOC family protein, with amino-acid sequence MSVDVNLSFNGNTREAVEFYAEVFGIEKTHFMTFGETPSHPDYPLPEEAKNLVMLSRLNIEGSNVMFSDVYPGSPFIAGNNISLSLVNADMDGIKAAFDKLKVGGTVVMELQETFWSKLYGGLIDKFGITWQFSYDDGSKNM; translated from the coding sequence ATGTCAGTTGATGTTAATCTTAGTTTTAATGGGAATACTCGTGAAGCCGTTGAGTTTTACGCAGAGGTTTTTGGGATAGAAAAAACCCATTTTATGACCTTTGGAGAAACCCCCTCTCATCCAGACTATCCGCTTCCTGAAGAAGCCAAAAATTTAGTTATGCTCTCAAGACTTAATATTGAAGGAAGCAATGTAATGTTCTCTGATGTTTATCCAGGTTCGCCATTTATTGCCGGAAATAATATAAGCCTTTCCTTAGTTAATGCTGACATGGATGGAATTAAAGCTGCATTCGATAAACTTAAAGTAGGCGGCACTGTAGTCATGGAGCTTCAAGAAACCTTTTGGTCCAAATTATACGGTGGCTTAATAGATAAATTCGGGATTACTTGGCAGTTTAGTTACGATGATGGTTCCAAGAACATGTAA
- a CDS encoding dihydrofolate reductase family protein → MGKVIASVSCTLDGIFTGPKGDEDNMVSWAMPGVIDATMNNLIMFQQAEALLMGRVTYEGFSTYWPFQEGDWADAMNKTHKYVATRNRECDVKWGDYKDTITLLSGDVEAKLVELKKEFNGDIVIPASADLVQSLLNASLVDEFSMIVHPIILGSGHRYLKNISSRKDLKLLRTQHYETSGSLRLCYEVIK, encoded by the coding sequence ATGGGAAAAGTAATAGCGTCAGTAAGCTGCACTTTGGATGGTATTTTTACAGGACCGAAGGGTGATGAAGATAATATGGTTAGCTGGGCAATGCCAGGTGTCATAGATGCGACCATGAATAATCTGATTATGTTTCAGCAGGCTGAAGCACTCTTAATGGGTCGAGTCACGTATGAAGGATTCTCCACCTACTGGCCCTTTCAAGAGGGAGATTGGGCTGATGCCATGAACAAGACCCACAAGTATGTGGCAACTCGCAATCGTGAGTGTGATGTGAAGTGGGGTGATTACAAAGATACGATCACGCTTCTATCCGGCGATGTGGAGGCGAAATTGGTCGAGCTTAAAAAGGAGTTTAATGGCGATATCGTTATCCCGGCAAGTGCCGATCTGGTACAAAGCCTGCTAAATGCTAGCTTGGTTGATGAATTTAGTATGATCGTTCACCCTATTATCCTTGGAAGTGGCCATAGGTATCTGAAAAACATCTCAAGTAGAAAAGATTTAAAGCTCCTGCGAACACAGCACTACGAGACAAGCGGATCTCTACGGTTATGTTACGAAGTGATTAAATAA
- a CDS encoding VOC family protein encodes MAFQPSKTFINLPVKDLKKTMDFFTKVGFEFNMQFTDDNATSMVINDSTYAMMLVEPFFQSFTKKELVDATKYTEMLIALAVDSRAQVDEIVNKALAAGGTPSNDQQDLGYMYSWSFQDINGHIWEVFHMEDPETHQA; translated from the coding sequence ATGGCATTCCAACCAAGCAAAACATTTATTAATTTGCCCGTTAAGGATTTGAAAAAAACGATGGATTTCTTCACGAAAGTTGGCTTCGAGTTCAATATGCAATTCACAGACGATAATGCCACTAGCATGGTTATCAACGATAGTACTTATGCCATGATGCTCGTGGAACCGTTTTTTCAATCGTTCACCAAGAAGGAACTGGTCGATGCAACAAAATACACAGAAATGCTCATCGCCCTAGCTGTTGACAGCCGTGCACAGGTGGATGAGATTGTAAATAAGGCCCTTGCTGCTGGTGGAACTCCGTCGAATGACCAACAGGATTTAGGTTATATGTACAGTTGGAGCTTCCAAGATATTAACGGACACATATGGGAAGTCTTTCATATGGAAGATCCAGAAACACACCAAGCGTAA
- a CDS encoding phosphosulfolactate synthase, translating into MKGSRCTAWPQELSDPSGLRKESTTITDNGNVLQVTDRGHTMVIDKGLGRNSFIDLIETASHYIDCVKLGFGTAPLYNDELLTFKINLAKKHGIIVIPGGTLLEAAVQQNVVPEFFNTICNLGFNGIEVSDGTIELSRWKRTELIQEGRNRDLQVYTEYGKKLSGSIIDAELLARTLEIDLNAGAKLITVEARESGVGVGIFDDKGECRVDILDAILQFIPDTKQLMWEAPLKHQQVMFLRKFGSDVNLGNIPTSEILALETMRRGLRQDTFEFGVKASQDKEFVYMI; encoded by the coding sequence ATGAAAGGTTCCCGATGTACAGCCTGGCCCCAAGAGTTATCTGACCCCAGTGGACTTCGTAAAGAGTCTACAACTATAACCGACAATGGTAATGTACTACAAGTCACTGACCGTGGTCACACAATGGTCATTGATAAAGGGTTAGGTAGAAACTCATTTATCGATTTAATAGAAACAGCATCACACTATATTGATTGTGTGAAATTAGGATTTGGTACGGCCCCACTTTATAATGATGAACTGCTGACTTTTAAGATTAATTTAGCCAAAAAACACGGTATTATCGTTATTCCAGGCGGGACCCTGTTGGAGGCAGCTGTGCAGCAAAATGTAGTACCAGAATTCTTCAATACGATATGTAATCTTGGTTTTAATGGAATTGAAGTATCCGATGGTACGATTGAGCTATCCCGCTGGAAACGTACAGAGCTAATTCAGGAAGGAAGAAATCGTGATCTTCAGGTGTATACAGAGTATGGTAAGAAATTATCAGGATCAATTATTGATGCTGAACTTCTTGCACGAACTCTTGAAATTGATCTGAATGCAGGAGCAAAATTAATAACAGTTGAGGCTCGTGAATCGGGTGTTGGTGTTGGTATTTTTGATGATAAAGGCGAATGTAGAGTGGATATTCTCGACGCTATACTCCAATTTATCCCTGACACAAAACAACTGATGTGGGAAGCACCACTTAAACATCAACAGGTCATGTTTTTGCGCAAATTCGGGTCTGACGTAAACTTGGGGAACATTCCAACAAGTGAAATTCTTGCTCTTGAAACGATGAGACGTGGTTTACGTCAA
- a CDS encoding GtrA family protein, whose amino-acid sequence MLLQRELVIRFLKYSVVGCISIGIYFLFVFIFIERYQWDPVAGSAAAFIFMTLVSFFINVRYTYGSSFTHQRFFRFLVVSLVGFSLNFFLMFLIVHILSFHYLMGELVTILIIPIVNFLLNNYWTFQAE is encoded by the coding sequence ATGCTGTTACAGAGAGAGTTAGTCATACGGTTTCTAAAATATAGTGTCGTCGGTTGTATTAGTATTGGTATATATTTCCTTTTTGTTTTTATTTTTATAGAAAGATACCAATGGGATCCTGTAGCTGGATCTGCAGCTGCTTTTATCTTTATGACGCTAGTGTCGTTTTTTATAAACGTTCGTTATACGTATGGAAGTAGTTTTACCCATCAGAGATTCTTTCGTTTTTTAGTGGTGTCGCTAGTTGGATTCTCATTGAATTTCTTCCTAATGTTTCTCATCGTTCACATTCTTTCTTTTCATTACTTAATGGGTGAGTTGGTAACAATTTTGATAATTCCGATAGTCAACTTTCTATTAAATAATTATTGGACTTTTCAAGCAGAATAA
- a CDS encoding YitT family protein has protein sequence MKRNREYIFSGLFLRRLLMRSIFIFAGSVIQGFAMGVFLFPHSIPSGGGAGIAVLLNYLFHIPISIGLWLSNFVFLISSVHYLGKVSAIGTIITITITSVSVNVFDVYLTSPFTNLWIDLLMGSMVLGCGVSILLRQGVSNGGIGFAALAIAKYKNVDPAKVLFWLNGGIIIIAAYVIDWFIIIQAIICQGISTRIVSRLYNTSFGENQTFTIAWRKKK, from the coding sequence GTGAAAAGAAATAGAGAATACATATTTAGTGGATTATTTCTGCGTCGATTGCTGATGAGAAGTATCTTCATTTTCGCAGGATCTGTCATCCAGGGGTTTGCCATGGGTGTATTTCTGTTCCCTCATTCCATCCCTTCGGGAGGTGGGGCAGGTATAGCGGTATTACTGAATTATTTATTCCATATTCCAATAAGTATTGGTTTATGGCTTTCAAATTTTGTATTTCTAATCTCTTCTGTTCATTATCTCGGGAAGGTCAGTGCCATCGGGACAATCATAACGATAACTATTACCTCCGTTTCAGTGAATGTCTTTGATGTATATTTGACTTCACCATTTACGAATTTATGGATTGATCTCTTGATGGGCTCTATGGTACTTGGCTGTGGTGTTTCCATACTTTTAAGACAAGGTGTTTCAAATGGCGGAATCGGGTTTGCTGCATTAGCGATTGCGAAATATAAGAATGTTGACCCTGCAAAGGTTTTATTTTGGCTGAATGGTGGAATCATTATTATTGCTGCATATGTTATTGATTGGTTTATAATTATTCAGGCCATTATTTGTCAGGGGATTTCAACGAGAATTGTTAGTAGGTTATATAATACTTCTTTCGGGGAAAATCAAACTTTCACAATAGCGTGGCGTAAGAAGAAATGA
- a CDS encoding FusB/FusC family EF-G-binding protein: MVNPFIRNNQYNLIKKQVGLLQHACNTVSDPKVIEAVRYSAQSKIIDALPGITEFQKQMLENISTLNTSGEFHQYLRSLEPYMEEFKQVSEKQIIKLFPKIKKMKVPDLTEIDYRYMTYLGWNDIALNKLFLVYYLNGKLVGVEGKCTPANKKGFCLFCKRYEEVAFLSVITKSKPANATPDYYKAIGNYVCVNSETCNKNITDVSALEKFIHNSW; this comes from the coding sequence ATGGTTAACCCATTCATTAGAAACAATCAATATAACTTAATCAAGAAGCAGGTTGGTCTGTTGCAACATGCTTGTAACACCGTTTCTGATCCGAAAGTGATCGAAGCGGTTAGATATAGTGCACAATCCAAAATTATTGATGCGTTACCGGGTATAACAGAGTTTCAAAAACAAATGTTAGAGAACATTTCGACGTTAAATACGTCTGGAGAATTTCATCAATATTTGCGTTCATTGGAACCTTATATGGAGGAATTTAAACAGGTATCAGAAAAGCAGATTATTAAACTATTTCCTAAAATAAAAAAAATGAAGGTTCCCGATTTAACCGAAATCGATTACCGGTATATGACCTACCTTGGCTGGAACGATATCGCATTGAATAAATTGTTTCTCGTTTATTATCTTAACGGGAAGCTCGTTGGTGTAGAAGGCAAGTGTACCCCTGCGAATAAGAAAGGCTTTTGCCTTTTTTGTAAAAGATATGAAGAGGTGGCATTTTTATCAGTGATTACGAAATCGAAACCGGCTAACGCTACTCCTGATTACTATAAGGCAATTGGTAACTATGTGTGTGTGAACAGTGAAACCTGCAATAAGAACATCACAGATGTTTCCGCATTGGAGAAATTCATTCATAATAGTTGGTGA
- a CDS encoding TetR/AcrR family transcriptional regulator: MGEIRNAERTRKKILDAAREEFFSKGFSATRIESIATRANVKKQLLYHYFKGKDDIFEAVMDNLYSQHQPITLQTPTNPALLAEHRLRVNIEYRMDFQKFTAWEALEDQPKNPQRETIRKQVLQSYVEDLKAKQEIGLVPEDLDPALLTLAITSLTTYPLVFADATNMITGMDPTDKQFQEQWMAFLTQISEKIFRNSAE, translated from the coding sequence TTGGGTGAGATTCGAAACGCGGAACGTACGCGTAAAAAGATACTTGATGCAGCAAGAGAAGAATTTTTCTCAAAAGGGTTCTCTGCTACTCGAATTGAATCAATCGCTACAAGAGCGAATGTCAAAAAGCAATTGTTGTATCATTATTTCAAGGGAAAAGATGATATTTTCGAAGCAGTGATGGATAACTTATATAGCCAACATCAGCCAATTACTTTGCAAACTCCAACAAATCCTGCCCTCCTAGCAGAGCACCGTTTAAGGGTAAATATTGAATATCGGATGGATTTCCAAAAGTTTACGGCATGGGAAGCGCTTGAAGACCAACCCAAAAATCCTCAAAGAGAAACCATTAGAAAGCAAGTCCTTCAATCCTACGTCGAAGATTTAAAAGCTAAACAAGAAATTGGACTTGTTCCCGAAGACTTAGATCCTGCCTTGCTGACTCTAGCAATTACCAGCTTAACCACCTATCCGCTGGTCTTCGCTGATGCAACAAATATGATAACTGGGATGGATCCTACCGACAAACAATTTCAAGAACAATGGATGGCTTTTCTTACACAGATCAGCGAAAAAATATTTCGCAATTCAGCCGAGTGA